In Zalophus californianus isolate mZalCal1 chromosome 17, mZalCal1.pri.v2, whole genome shotgun sequence, one DNA window encodes the following:
- the PLD3 gene encoding 5'-3' exonuclease PLD3 — protein MKPKLMYQELKVPAEEPASELPMNEIEAWKAAEKKARWVLLVLILAVVGFGALMTQLFLWEYGDLHLFGPNQRPAPCYDPCEAVLVESIPEGLDFPNASTSNPSTSQAWLGLLAGAHSTLDIASFYWTLTNNDTHTQEPSAQQGEEVLRQLQTLAPQGVKVRITVSKPNGPQPQADLQALLQSGAQVRMVDMQKLTHGVLHTKFWVVDQTHFYIGSANMDWRSLTQVKELGVVMYNCSCLARDLTKIFEAYWYLGQAGSSIPATWPRPYDTRYNQETPMEICLNGTPALAYLASAPPPLCPSGRTPDLKALLNVVDNARSFIYVAVMNYLPTMEFSHPRRFWPAIDDGLRRAAYERGVKVRLLISCWGHSEPSMRAFLLSLAALHDNHTHSDIQVKLFVVPADESQARIPYARVNHNKYMVTERATYIGTSNWSGSYFTETAGTSLLVTQNGRGGLRSQLEAVFLRDWDSPYSHDLDTSADSVGNACRLL, from the exons ATGAAGCCTAAACTGATGTACCAGGAG ctgAAGGTGCCTGCAGAGGAGCCTGCCAGTGAGCTGCCCATGAATGAGATCGAGGCTTGGAAGGCTGCAGAGAAG aaaGCCCGCTGGGTCCTGCTGGTCCTCATCCTGGCGGTTGTGGGCTTCGGTGCCCTGATGACTCAGCTGTTTCTATGGGAATACGGCGACTTGCATCTCTTTGGGCCCAACCAGCGCCCAGCCCCCTGCTATGACCCCTGCGA AGCAGTGCTGGTGGAGAGCATTCCCGAGGGTCTGGACTTCCCCAATGCCTCCACGAGCAACCCCTCCAccagccaggcctggctgggCCTGCTCGCCGGTGCCCACAGCACTCTGGACATCGCCTCCTTCTACTGGACCCTCACCAACAATGACACCCACACTCAGGAGCCCTCTGCCCAGCAG GGTGAGGAGGTCCTCCGGCAGCTGCAGACCCTGGCACCTCAAGGTGTGAAGGTCCGCATTACTGTGAGCAAGCCCAATGGGCCCCAGCCACAGGCCGACCTGCAGGCACTGCTGCAAAGTG GTGCCCAGGTGCGCATGGTGGATATGCAGAAGCTGACCCATGGCGTCCTGCACACCAAGTTCTGGGTGGTGGACCAGACCCACTTCTATATCGGCAGTGCCAACATGGACTGGCGCTCCCTGACCCAG GTCAAGGAGCTGGGGGTGGTCATGTACAACTGCAGCTGCCTAGCTCGCGACCTGACCAAGATCTTCGAGGCCTACTGGTACCTGGGCCAGGCGGGCAGCTCCATCCCAGCCACCTGGCCCCGGCCCTATGATACCCGCTACAATCAAGAGACACCCATGGAGATCTGTCTCAATGGAACCCCTGCTCTAGCCTACCTGGCG aGTGCACCCCCACCACTGTGTCCCAGTGGCCGCACCCCGGATCTGAAGGCCCTGCTCAACGTGGTGGATAATGCCCGGAGTTTCATCTACGTCGCGGTCATGAACTACCTGCCCACCATGGAGTTCTCCCACCCGCGCAG GTTCTGGCCTGCCATTGACGATGGGCTGCGGCGGGCTGCCTATGAGCGGGGCGTCAAGGTGCGCCTGCTGATCAGCTGCTGGGGACACTCTGAGCCGTCCATGCGGgccttcctgctctccctggcTGCCCTGCATGACAACCACACCCACTCCGATATCCAGGTG AAACTCTTTGTGGTCCCCGCGGATGAGAGCCAGGCCCGGATCCCATACGCCCGTGTCAACCACAATAAGTACATGGTGACCGAACGGGCCACCTACATTG gAACCTCCAACTGGTCTGGCAGCTACTTCACGGAGACAGCCGGCACCTCGCTGCTGGTGACGCAGAATGGGCGGGGTGGCCTGAGGAGCCAGCTGGAGGCCGTTTTCCTGAGGGACTGGGACTCCCCTTACAGCCACGACCTTGACACCTCAGCCGACAGCGTGGGCAATGCCTGTCGCCTGCTGTGA
- the HIPK4 gene encoding homeodomain-interacting protein kinase 4 isoform X1, with protein sequence MATIQSETDCYDIIEVLGKGTFGEVAKGWRRSTGEMVAIKILKNDAYRNRIIKNELKLLRCMRGLDPEEAHVIRFLEFFHDALKFYLVFELLEQNLFEFQKENNFAPLPARHIRTVTLQVLRALARLKELAIIHADLKPENIMLVDQTRCPFRVKVIDFGSASIFSEVRYVKEPYIQSRFYRAPEILLGLPFCEKVDVWSLGCVMAELHLGWPLYPGNNEYDQVRYICETQGLPKPHLLHAARKAHHFFRRNPHPDAGNPWQLKSSADYLAETKVRPLERRKYMLKSLDQIETVNGGGAASRLPVVDREALAEHADLKSMVELIKRMLTWESHERISPSAALCHPFVSMQQLRSAHETTRYYQLSLRGCRLSLQVEGKLPTPVAAAAEDGPPYYRLAEEEEAVGMGSVVGSGPFFCEEKAPGMQRAIDQLDDLSLQEVGRGLWGESRADVVPDMLAPLKAAAAGHRMPDSGPEPILAFYGSRLAGRHKARKPPAGSKSDSNFSNLIRLSQASPEDDGPCRGSGWAEGERRGASTEPPTLPQRDGDGPDIKDMTMDADVSPRPGSELFDPSSCPGEWLSEPAWTLEGVRGPRAQGLPPRHAHPHGLPRATSFLQHVGGHR encoded by the exons ATGGCCACCATCCAGTCCGAGACCGACTGCTATGACATCATCGAGGTGCTGGGCAAGGGCACCTTCGGGGAGGTGGCCAAGGGCTGGCGGCGAAGCACGGGCGAGATGGTGGCCATCAAGATCCTCAAGAACGATGCCTACCGCAACCGCATCATCAAGAATGAGCTGAAGCTACTGCGCTGCATGAGGGGTCTGGACCCAGAGGAGGCCCACGTCATCCGCTTCCTCGAGTTCTTCCATGACGCCCTCAAGTTCTACCTGGTCTTCGAGCTGCTGGAGCAAAACCTTTTCGAATTCCAGAAGGAGAACAACTTCGCACCCCTCCCTGCCCGCCACATCCGCACAGTCACCCTGCAGGTGCTCAGAGCCCTGGCCCGGCTCAAGGAGCTGGCGATCATCCATGCTGATCTCAAGCCCGAGAACATCATGCTGGTGGACCAGACCCGCTGCCCCTTCAGGGTCAAG gtGATTGACTTTGGCTCAGCCAGCATTTTCAGCGAGGTGCGCTATGTCAAGGAGCCATACATTCAGTCGCGCTTCTACCGGGCCCCTGAGATTCTGCTGGGGCTGCCCTTCTGCGAGAAGGTGGACGTGTGGTCACTGGGCTGCGTCATGGCCGAGCTGCACCTGGGCTGGCCCCTTTACCCGGGCAACAATGAGTACGACCAGGTGCGCTACATCTGTGAGACGCAGGGCTTGCCCAAGCCCCACCTGCTGCACGCCGCCCGCAAGGCCCACCACTTCTTCAGGCGCAACCCCCACCCCGATGCCGGCAACCCCTGGCAGCTCAAGTCCTCGGCCGACTACCTGGCTGAGACCAAG GTGCGCCCCCTGGAGCGCCGCAAGTACATGCTCAAGTCACTGGACCAGATTGAGACGGTGAACGGTGGCGGGGCGGCCAGTCGGCTGCCCGTCGTGGACCGCGAGGCGCTGGCGGAGCACGCCGACCTCAAGAGCATGGTCGAGCTGATCAAGCGCATGCTGACGTGGGAGTCGCATGAGCGCATCAGCCCCAGCGCCGCCCTGTGCCACCCCTTCGTGTCCATGCAGCAGCTGCGCAGCGCCCACGAGACTACCCGCTATTACCAGCTCTCGCTTCGTGGCTGCCGCCTCTCGCTGCAGGTGGAGGGCAAGCTGCCCACGCCGGTGGCAGCTGCGGCGGAAGACGGGCCCCCCTACTACCGtctggctgaggaggaggaggctgtgggCATGGGCAGTGTGGTGGGCAGCGGGCCCTTCTTCTGCGAGGAGAAGGCGCCGGGCATGCAAAGGGCCATTGATCAGCTGGACGACCTGAGTCTgcaggaggtggggcgggggctgTGGGGTGAGAGCCGAGCCGACGTGGTGCCTGACATGCTGGCCCCCCTCAAAGCCGCCGCCGCGGGCCACCGCATGCCCGACTCAGGCCCCGAGCCCATCCTGGCTTTCTATGGCAGCCGCCTGGCAGGCCGCCACAAGGCCCGCAAGCCACCCGCAGGCTCCAAGTCTGACTCCAACTTCAGCAACCTCATCCGGCTGAGCCAGGCCTCCCCTGAGGATGATGGACCGTGCCGGGGCAGCGGCTGGGCAGAAGGAGAGCGCCGCGGGGCCTCCACAGAGCCACCCACCCTCCCGCAGCGGGATGGGGATGGACCAGACATCAAGGACATGACCATGGATGCTGACGTGAGCCCG AGGCCGGGCTCTGAGCTCTTCGACCCCAGCAGCTGCCCTGGGGAATGGCTGAGTGAGCCAGCCTGGACCCTGGAGGGTGTCAGGGGGCCACGGGCTCAGGGGCTCCCACCCCGGCACGCTCACCCGCACGGTCTGCCCCGGGCCACCAGCTTTCTGCAGCACGTCGGTGGGCACCGCTGA
- the HIPK4 gene encoding homeodomain-interacting protein kinase 4 isoform X2: MATIQSETDCYDIIEVLGKGTFGEVAKGWRRSTGEMVAIKILKNDAYRNRIIKNELKLLRCMRGLDPEEAHVIRFLEFFHDALKFYLVFELLEQNLFEFQKENNFAPLPARHIRTVTLQVLRALARLKELAIIHADLKPENIMLVDQTRCPFRVKVIDFGSASIFSEVRYVKEPYIQSRFYRAPEILLGLPFCEKVDVWSLGCVMAELHLGWPLYPGNNEYDQVRYICETQGLPKPHLLHAARKAHHFFRRNPHPDAGNPWQLKSSADYLAETKVRPLERRKYMLKSLDQIETVNGGGAASRLPVVDREALAEHADLKSMVELIKRMLTWESHERISPSAALCHPFVSMQQLRSAHETTRYYQLSLRGCRLSLQVEGKLPTPVAAAAEDGPPYYRLAEEEEAVGMGSVVGSGPFFCEEKAPGMQRAIDQLDDLSLQEVGRGLWGESRADVVPDMLAPLKAAAAGHRMPDSGPEPILAFYGSRLAGRHKARKPPAGSKSDSNFSNLIRLSQASPEDDGPCRGSGWAEGERRGASTEPPTLPQRDGDGPDIKDMTMDADRPGSELFDPSSCPGEWLSEPAWTLEGVRGPRAQGLPPRHAHPHGLPRATSFLQHVGGHR, from the exons ATGGCCACCATCCAGTCCGAGACCGACTGCTATGACATCATCGAGGTGCTGGGCAAGGGCACCTTCGGGGAGGTGGCCAAGGGCTGGCGGCGAAGCACGGGCGAGATGGTGGCCATCAAGATCCTCAAGAACGATGCCTACCGCAACCGCATCATCAAGAATGAGCTGAAGCTACTGCGCTGCATGAGGGGTCTGGACCCAGAGGAGGCCCACGTCATCCGCTTCCTCGAGTTCTTCCATGACGCCCTCAAGTTCTACCTGGTCTTCGAGCTGCTGGAGCAAAACCTTTTCGAATTCCAGAAGGAGAACAACTTCGCACCCCTCCCTGCCCGCCACATCCGCACAGTCACCCTGCAGGTGCTCAGAGCCCTGGCCCGGCTCAAGGAGCTGGCGATCATCCATGCTGATCTCAAGCCCGAGAACATCATGCTGGTGGACCAGACCCGCTGCCCCTTCAGGGTCAAG gtGATTGACTTTGGCTCAGCCAGCATTTTCAGCGAGGTGCGCTATGTCAAGGAGCCATACATTCAGTCGCGCTTCTACCGGGCCCCTGAGATTCTGCTGGGGCTGCCCTTCTGCGAGAAGGTGGACGTGTGGTCACTGGGCTGCGTCATGGCCGAGCTGCACCTGGGCTGGCCCCTTTACCCGGGCAACAATGAGTACGACCAGGTGCGCTACATCTGTGAGACGCAGGGCTTGCCCAAGCCCCACCTGCTGCACGCCGCCCGCAAGGCCCACCACTTCTTCAGGCGCAACCCCCACCCCGATGCCGGCAACCCCTGGCAGCTCAAGTCCTCGGCCGACTACCTGGCTGAGACCAAG GTGCGCCCCCTGGAGCGCCGCAAGTACATGCTCAAGTCACTGGACCAGATTGAGACGGTGAACGGTGGCGGGGCGGCCAGTCGGCTGCCCGTCGTGGACCGCGAGGCGCTGGCGGAGCACGCCGACCTCAAGAGCATGGTCGAGCTGATCAAGCGCATGCTGACGTGGGAGTCGCATGAGCGCATCAGCCCCAGCGCCGCCCTGTGCCACCCCTTCGTGTCCATGCAGCAGCTGCGCAGCGCCCACGAGACTACCCGCTATTACCAGCTCTCGCTTCGTGGCTGCCGCCTCTCGCTGCAGGTGGAGGGCAAGCTGCCCACGCCGGTGGCAGCTGCGGCGGAAGACGGGCCCCCCTACTACCGtctggctgaggaggaggaggctgtgggCATGGGCAGTGTGGTGGGCAGCGGGCCCTTCTTCTGCGAGGAGAAGGCGCCGGGCATGCAAAGGGCCATTGATCAGCTGGACGACCTGAGTCTgcaggaggtggggcgggggctgTGGGGTGAGAGCCGAGCCGACGTGGTGCCTGACATGCTGGCCCCCCTCAAAGCCGCCGCCGCGGGCCACCGCATGCCCGACTCAGGCCCCGAGCCCATCCTGGCTTTCTATGGCAGCCGCCTGGCAGGCCGCCACAAGGCCCGCAAGCCACCCGCAGGCTCCAAGTCTGACTCCAACTTCAGCAACCTCATCCGGCTGAGCCAGGCCTCCCCTGAGGATGATGGACCGTGCCGGGGCAGCGGCTGGGCAGAAGGAGAGCGCCGCGGGGCCTCCACAGAGCCACCCACCCTCCCGCAGCGGGATGGGGATGGACCAGACATCAAGGACATGACCATGGATGCTGAC AGGCCGGGCTCTGAGCTCTTCGACCCCAGCAGCTGCCCTGGGGAATGGCTGAGTGAGCCAGCCTGGACCCTGGAGGGTGTCAGGGGGCCACGGGCTCAGGGGCTCCCACCCCGGCACGCTCACCCGCACGGTCTGCCCCGGGCCACCAGCTTTCTGCAGCACGTCGGTGGGCACCGCTGA